The sequence tctcttttttattcttaaccACTCGGTTTAAAGTGACACAACTgattggttcttttttttttggaaaaagggAGTTGAAATTGTGGACAACGATTACTTCGTCACGGACGACAACGTAGGAATGCTCAAGTTGGCCAAGGAAGCTAACTCCATCTTGGTATATAACCATCGATTTGACTAAATCTTCACCGTTCATTTATTCATCGCACGTTTCTTCATTAactaacttttttgttttcaccaGTTTGATTACCGGATTCCACCCATGGGATGCGCCGGTGCAGCTGCAACAGACAGTCCTATCCAAATGAACGGTCTTCCGATCAGCATTTATGCGCCCGAGACAGTCGGATGCGTGGTGGTAGACGGGGAAGGACGGTGTGCAGCCGGGACATCAACAGGTGGTCTGATGAACAAGATGATGGGAAGGATCGGTGACTCGCCGCTTATAGGAGCCGGGACGTACGCGTCTGAGCTCTGTGGTGTGTCATGTACGGGAGAAGGAGAAGCCATCATAAGAGCGACGCTAGCTCGTGATGTGTCGGCTGTTATGGAGTACAAAGGACTTAACCTCCAGGAAGCGGTTGATTACGTCATCAAGCATCGACTAGACGAAGGGTTCGCTGGACTTATCGCTGTGTCGAATAAAGGAGAGGTGGTTTGTGGTTTTAACTCTAATGGGATGTTCAGGGGATGTGCAAcggaggatggattcatggagGTTGCTATTTGGGAGTGAGAGATATTTTAGATTAAGCAAAAATGTATTAGTATTTGATTAGTGTGTGTGCTCTCAATCAGTCATCGCTCAATTAATTTGGTTATTCATTATAATAAACCTGGAGTAGTAAATTTAGGTATTTCGTTATCTCCATTCCTatattgatttgtgtttatTGTGGTTTAAAATTGTTGATCTGTCTCAGCTTCATGGCTAATTATGATTCAGCTCTCTGCTTCTTGAATGAACCTGACCTGTCACAAATAGCAACTAAAAGTATAGTAACTGGACTTTGAGGATGGATGATGGATCAACAAAATGAGATGCAACTATTATTACCTCTTATGAATCCAGTATCGATTTGATGAACTTCTGGAGACAGTCTCTGAAAGTTGCAAGCACTGCCCTTTCCTGCTCTATGTATATATCTGTTTCGTTGACACCTGTCTTGGTCTTACACTTATTAGAACCCTCCTCTCCATTGTATTGAGCATCTATCAGTTCGATCAATCTTCCAAATgattctatttcttcttctacattacCGCTCTCAGACTCACACAATAGCTCAGTGCACTCGTTGCCTACCTTATCATCAGTCTTTATACAAATCCTGTTCTGGTCTTCTACAATTTTGAAGGAAGTATGTTTGATGAAACCAAGCAAAGACAGGATGGTAGATCTAATAAAGTTGAGATATTTTAAGACACAATTGATACCTGCATCGACTGTAGCACATTCAGATGCTACTAAGAGAAGTGAGCATATATCTCCCAAGTCCGGAACAAGTGTGGAAGTAAATCCCAGCGGTGGCTTTTTGTTACTGGTGTTACAATGCAAATCCAGTTAAGAAAACACCTAATATAATGAGGTGAAGGATGAggaaatatcatttaaaaagtacaaaaaagAACCTGTAAGGAAGCTTAGGAGAGGGAGAGCTAGACATAGGGGAACCCAGAGCATTTTGAATGGAGGGGTCAGGTATCGAAAATAACAGAGCTGGACAAGAACTACGCTGCTATT comes from Camelina sativa cultivar DH55 chromosome 19, Cs, whole genome shotgun sequence and encodes:
- the LOC104765450 gene encoding probable isoaspartyl peptidase/L-asparaginase 2, encoding MGGWAIAVHGGAGVDPNLPAERQEQAKQLLTRCLNLGIVALRSNVSAIDVVELVIRELETDPLFNSGRGSALTEKGTVEMEASIMDGTKRRCGAVSGITTVKNPISLARLVMDKSPHSYLAFSGAEDFARKQGVEIVDNDYFVTDDNVGMLKLAKEANSILFDYRIPPMGCAGAAATDSPIQMNGLPISIYAPETVGCVVVDGEGRCAAGTSTGGLMNKMMGRIGDSPLIGAGTYASELCGVSCTGEGEAIIRATLARDVSAVMEYKGLNLQEAVDYVIKHRLDEGFAGLIAVSNKGEVVCGFNSNGMFRGCATEDGFMEVAIWE